The Deltaproteobacteria bacterium sequence CGACGATCCGCAGCGTCGTCCGCGTCGTGGTGATGGCCCCGCGCTGAGTGAGTTCCGCGAGCGCGCGCGACAGCGTCTCGGCCCGCATCCCCAGCAGGTCCGCCACCAGCCGGCGCGGCAGATGGCCTGCCTCGCCGCGCGGCCCCTCGTCGAGCAGCCACCCGGCCACGCGCTGGACGGCGCTGCCGCGTCGCGCCGCGGCGGCCGCGTCGCGCGTGTGCGACCGAAGCGTGATCTCGAGAGCCGTCCGCGCCGGCGTGCCCTTGGGGCCGAGCCATGCGTCGATGCCCGCGCGAGTCGCGCCGCACAACACCACGTCGGTCGTCGCCTTGGCGGTGTCGGCATAGCGGTCCGACACGAGCGTTTCGAGGCCGATGAAGCTACCCGCGAACCGGACGGCGTGGGCCTTGCCCTCGGCCGCGCCCTCGCCGACCTCGCGGTACAGCACGACCGTGCCGCGCTTGACGAACCACACGTGGCTCGCCGGCTCGCCCTGCAGGTAGAGCAGCTCGCCGCGCCGGCGTTGACGGTCCACGAACGGGCAAAACTGCCCCTGCCCGAGGCCCGAGGCCCGGCCGACGTCGCAGACCGCGCAGTTGATCGAGGACATCGACGACCGCGCCATGGGCCGACGCTTTGCGAATCGTGTGCCGGACGGCGCGCTGGGAGCCAAGTGCTCGATACGTAAGGAGCATCACTCGCGTGACGCGCGCTCATGAGTTGATCGAAATCAGGAAAACCTCGCAGAGTTTGCGCCACCATGAGGGAGACGACGTTTCGGTAGGCGCCGGGGGGAGAGGTCCGATGGCTGACGACAGGTGCGACATGCTGCTCGAGGGATTGCGCGAAGTGCGGGGCGTGGTGGTGCGACGCGGGGTGGGCGGCCCGGGCCGCAGCCGTGAGTTGCTCGGGGCGACGCGGCTGCGGTGCCAGCCCGGCGGCCGCCTCCACGATGCCGTCGAGTGCATCGCCTGTCCGCGGTTCGTCAACTTTCGTCCCGATCGCAACCGTCGCAACGTCACCATTCGCTGCCAGTGGCGGCTGGACGACGCGGTCGCCGATCTGATGACCCTCGCCAACGCGCTCGTCGCGGTGCCCCCGGACATGCCGATCGCCGAGGCGGACGGGCTCGCGCGCGACCGTGGCGTCGAGCATCTCGTCGTGCTCCGCGACGGCGAGCTGCTCGGCATCGTATGTCGCTGCCAGCTCGCCGGCGGCGCAGCGGGGCGCGTCGTCGGCGAGTGTATGGCGCGGCAAGCCTGGTCGTTGCCGGTCCGCGCGACGCTCGCGGACGCGGCCGCCGTGATGCGCGA is a genomic window containing:
- a CDS encoding Crp/Fnr family transcriptional regulator — its product is MARSSMSSINCAVCDVGRASGLGQGQFCPFVDRQRRRGELLYLQGEPASHVWFVKRGTVVLYREVGEGAAEGKAHAVRFAGSFIGLETLVSDRYADTAKATTDVVLCGATRAGIDAWLGPKGTPARTALEITLRSHTRDAAAAARRGSAVQRVAGWLLDEGPRGEAGHLPRRLVADLLGMRAETLSRALAELTQRGAITTTRTTLRIVDLAELERAAGRDEAA
- a CDS encoding CBS domain-containing protein, which produces MADDRCDMLLEGLREVRGVVVRRGVGGPGRSRELLGATRLRCQPGGRLHDAVECIACPRFVNFRPDRNRRNVTIRCQWRLDDAVADLMTLANALVAVPPDMPIAEADGLARDRGVEHLVVLRDGELLGIVCRCQLAGGAAGRVVGECMARQAWSLPVRATLADAAAVMRERGVGWLAVVDDGVLLGVVTRGDLVRAGVDPALLGELSCACPGDGSAPCAPARLGEGAVGICLDCAGGAACQPQRAAGGE